The genomic region gatgaggaaagccatggatgagatgagggagaatatGAGGAGGGCAAACCAAGTAGACGATATGGTCCACcaaacggactcccctttcacagcttccatcaacagtcaccccctacccccgaaattcaaaatgccttctttagactcgtacgatggaaatcgcgacccttgcgatcacattgcaactttcaagacgaccatacacctgcagggggtcccagacgagatcatgtgcagagcttttcccaccacactcaagggaccagCGTGAGTGTGGTTCAGTAAGATTCCTgcaaactcagtgggatcatttgaagaactgagtaagctgtttgtcaacaacttcattggaggacagcgtcacaaacgttcctcctctagcctgttgactatagagcaaggggacaatgagagtttgcgatcctttatcacccggtttaacagagaagccttaacggtggacgagatggatgacaagctattgctggccgctttccacaatggggtcaattctgacttgttcattcataagctctacgagcaggaaccacagactatggccgagcttgtcaattcggcccagaattttatgaatgctgaagacgctatcatagctaagaaaagaaaaagggcagaacgctcggaagtgggccaccatcgctatccggaccagggacctcgtccaaagaaagttcgggtagacgagaggaaagataaggagagtaagaaggcgagttcctccgcgaggaatcagcaGTACACCCCCCTGAcaatgccactagagcaggttcttatgcagatcaaggatgatccatccttgaagtggccggataaaatgaagggagaccccaacaagcgtaacaGGAGCAAGTACTGTCGCTTTCACAgagaccacgggcatgacacggaTGAGTGTTTTGACTTGAAACAGTAGATAGAAAACCTCATTAGACAAGAAAAACTgaggaatttccttggacgataccaaagagatgagaaaatgaaagccaaggtggaagaatcatcacgacccctactaggagaaataagggtgattataggaggaaactcgacagcgcagtcatccaagtcaagAAAGACATATCTGAAGGCGGTGCAGAACATCCAGTTGTCCGGACGACCTAGGACCGAGGAAGTAGACCATCATGCcgttacgttcacggacgaggaagcAGGACAACTTCATCACCCAcatgatgacgcgatagtcatcactttgctcatctctgactacatgaccagaagggtgttgatagacaatggcagctctgcagacatcctctactaccccgtattccaacaaatgaggctaggatgAGATCAGtttcgaccagtgaactcgccgttggtagggttcagaggaatgaaggtgcaaccggtGGGTACCATTACATTACCGgtggtcgttggaacatatccacagcagataaccaaggaggtaaattttcttgttgtcgattgtgcatcgtcatataatgcaattatcgggagaccaactttgaatagttggaaggcagTAACCTCTACTTACcacctgtccatcaaattttCAACTGAGCACGGGGTAGGCCACGTACAAGGGGATCAGTTggctgccagagaatgctatTTGGCTATGCTGGCAATGGACGAACACATGCaagcaatgagtatagacggacGGAGAATCGCGGTGGAACCCACTGAAGCACTAGAGGACatccctttggacgataaccagcctgagaagtgtactagagttggggcgagcatggaagagggggcaaaacGCACTTTGGtccggtttctgaagaaaaacctcgatgtctttgcatggagtcatgaggatatGCCTGGCATTGACCCGAGTGTTATTACCCATAACCTGAGCGTgagtccctattcgaaaccagtgcgtcaaaagagaagagtttttgctcccgagcgagacaatgccattaaggaagaggtgcaaaAGTTGGTCGCCGCAGaagttggcgaacgtagtcatggtcaagaaagccaatggcaagtggcgaatgtgcgtggacttcactgatctaaacaaagcttgccccaaggatagctacccattgccacgcattgaccagttagtggactcgacgaCAGGTCACaagatacttagcttcatggacgctttctcaatgtataaccagattcagatgaatgaagcggatcaggagaagacctcattcatcacgagccaagggttgtattgctacaaggtaatgcccttcggtttgaagaacgcgggggcgacttaccaaaggctggttaaccatatgttccatcctcaaatcgggcgaaatatggaggtttatgtggacgacatgctggtgaagagccaagacgaggataaacatctggacgaccttcaagagacttttgatacgttgcgacggtaccacatgaaattaaatccgagcaagtgtgctttcggggtttcatcgggtaaattcttggggtttatggtgtcgcacaggggaattgaggcaaatccggataaaatccaggcgatactgaacatggagccaccgaaaaatatcatggaagtccagtctcttactggacgagtcgccgccctcaacaggtttgtatcgaaagctactgacaaatgtttaccattctttaaagtccttaagaaggcttttgaatggacaaacgagtgtcaaaaggccttccaagacttgaagatgtatctaatgacggcaccactgttgagtccgtctgtacttggggaagagttgtacttgtacttggcagtgtccccacacgcagtaagctcagtgTTAgttagagaagaggggagagtccagaagccggtctattacacaagccacgcgatgagaggggcagaaggacgatacccgatgatggagaaactagccttcgcattaatcacggcttccaagaagctgagacattattttcaggcacacgtcatcaacgtcctaacagaccatcccataaaaaaggcgatgagcaagttggaagctgctggacggctagtacagtgggccgtcgagcttagcgagtttgatgtcaggtacctcccAAGGAGCACGATAAAGGCAcaagcgttggtagatttcattgcagaattcacccccaatcaggacgacctgaacaaggacgaaggaaatgaaatgtgggtggttaatgtagacggatTGTCCACACcgtatgcaggagggattggaattgtactgaagtcccctgagggtgacaagctggagtatgcggcccgtctgtagtatccaactaccaacaacgaggctgagtacgaggctctactcaagggattggaattggccaagtccttaggggcggagtcgttaacaatcagaggagactctcaactggtcattaaccaagtaaatggaatgtgtgatgtcaaggaagatcgaatgaagaagtaccttaacaaagtgaaaTGCCTTGCCCAAAAATTTTtggccataagttttattcaacttcctaGGGAGGAGAATGcggaagcagacgccttggcgaaagccgcctcggcaggggtcatagacgagttcagcgacatccagtacatgccgagcatagacatccctgacatacagcagataggaagaggagagaattggatgagtccgataataattTACCTCAAAGTGGGAGGCTtctagaagacaaggatgaagcgagaaagttaagggtcaagtcggccaagtatgtcctcataaatgaggtgttgtacaagcgaggcttttcccaaccctacttaagatgcttggctcctgatgagtcaaactatgttctaagggaagttcatgaaggatcgtgtggaaatcattcaggggcaaggtcccttgtccataagatcgtccgtgccggctactattggccaacaatgcaggcagacgctaaagcctatgtcaaggtatgtgaccaatgccagcgttacagcaatgtgcctagacagccgtcagaataccagaccccaatgacggtcccatggcccttcgcacagtggggactggatatcctgggTCCTTTCCCCTTAGGAATCCGgcagatgaagtttttggtggtaggaatagattactttaccaagtgggtagaagccgagcctcttgcagcaatcactcagcagaacgtgaaaaattttgtatggaagaatatcctatgcaggttcggagtacccagggtattagtatctgacaacggacgtcaatttgacaacgcacccttcagggacttttgcaatcattttgggatcaagaatcactattcttcaccctcccatccacaggcaaatgggcaagcagaattagcaaaccgatcccttctaaaaatcatcaagactcagcttgagggggcaaaagggatatggccaggcgagctaccaggtgttctttgggcctataggacgactgcacgGACttcgacaggagagaccccttttaaactagcctataggagtgaagctgtcataccagcggaggtccatatggcaagtcaccgagtgatggagtaccaggagaaagacaacggggaacaacttcgccttgacctcgatcttattgatgaggtaagaatggatgcggagcaaaggacggcaaggtacaaaaatctcatggccaaacagcatgatgccatggtaaaacctaGATGGTTCGGcgtgggggaccttgtcctcaaaagggtctccttggcgaccaggaacccagctcatggaaaattgggacccaattgggaaggaccctacagggtaatcaactgcaaaaggcaggggtcctactacctggaagccctggacgggcggaagttagagcatccttggaacgtggaacatctgagaaggaactatcagtgatgagcagggacgagggaagtcagtgacaaaattacagttgtgatttgcgtgtttgcttatatttacttttgcttttactactgttatggtgtgttatgaataaaagtgcactagttcttaaacttttgcactacttacagactagcttatgaaagacgatgctatgtacttgagtatcttaataagacactagcttacAAGCATGTGCCgcgtttgtgaacaatgttcatataataatatggtttgaattataatatggtttgaattataatatggtttgaatttcttatatatttggAGCATAAATCcagtttccataataataccaacggacgaggcaaaagcctagaaaaaataaaatctatggACGAAGGCAAACTCGTCCAAGCCTTCCTTTAAaagaggataaagcaaagagaaaaatgctaaggcatgctcgtccaagctttcctttaaaagaGGATAAAGCGaagagaaaaatgctaaggcatgctcgtccaaggtAAGGGCCAAGGCCCACTTgtctaagaaagaaagtaggcaTTAACACATGGCATTCCAACGACGAGAATGGTCAAGACGTTGTAAACTTGTGAAAATACGAGTAGTAGTCGCCTATAGGGCAGGCAAAATGATCATCATTGTCCTAAGCGAGTCGTCCATGAGGGAATCATGTAATCACCCAACACTTGggaacattgcttaaaaggcaattgaacaaaaaataatacataaactcgtccatggaacaacaatgGTGACAAGCAAAGACACATTCATTAGACATTAAAGGGTGGACGACCAccatccaaaaacccttaagaaaTAAGCCTTGAAAGGCAATTGTTTATAAACTCGTTAAAAGTACTCCAGACGAGATAAATgtattatacattaaaaaaaaaaaaaaagagacgaGAGCAAAACACTTGaacaaatagtaataaaatcttcaaataacAAAGGCATCAGGCATCAGGGTCGTCTTGAGCAGGCTTGGtcgaggcatcgtcttcaacattaacatcttcagagctagtctgaagaaaagaactggTAGCACCTCCTAGTTGAAGGACGATGGGGCTGAAATCAACttctggaaacttttctttcgcctccatgcgaaaaTCCTCAAATCCAGctgcatagttggcgtccagaaggtcaGTGAATTGCTTCGAAGCCTTGAATTCCTCCACAGCTTCGTCCTTAGCCCTCGCAAGGGAGTTGCTTAGCTCGTCGATCTTCCTTTGAAAGTGATCAAGACGAGAGTCTTTTTCCACTATGTCGGCCTTTAGCTCCTCGACGAGGTTGAGCAAACCCTTGGCCTCGTCCTTAGCCGCATGTACTGCCTCTCAGCCCAGCCCTTGCAATCATCTTTGACCTCCTGGATCCTCCTCTCCAATAGTAGCCTCGTCCTGTCCAGCTCAgtagcctgcctggacgcagctataaacttggacatggcctACACAAGCAAATAAGAGTTTTCGTATTAAACAAAGTCAACAAGCATAAAAGCAAAACTAGTGACGAGAATAAATTCATATcacttaccttgaaaagatcgtggacacctgagtgttcaaaatctttcaaggacatgttataGCATGCAGTCACGTCCTCGTCAGACACTGCTTGTTGaaacctctcccaagccaagCCCTCGCTCTCAAGAAGGTTAGGCGCAACGTCAACGggaggctgggacgaggtaGGAACACTGGTTTTGGACGGAGGAGGGTGaacaggctcagacgactccACATCGAAGATCTGGACAGACGACGATTGAGGAGGAAGAATAGGGACAGCGGGAGAGACGACCCCAGGCTTGGACGACCTCCTGTGCTTGGCTCTCTAgctggggaggttttcaagGTTGATAGCCTTTGACAGGCTTCTCTTATCACCAGCAGTAGGACGAGCCCTTGTCTCGGAGTCTTGCTTAGCACGCTCGTCCGTGACTCCCGTGCCCTTGTTTTCCTTCATAGTAGCcatccataaaataaataataataataataggtatgGGTGAATAAGTTAACAAATCTGTctaagaagacaaaaaaaagaaaataataaaaaagaggaaattcAAGACGAGAACTCACGTCGACGAACTGTGATTTCGAGGGCTAAAGCTTCCGGAGAGGGCtctgggccaagtccccaagtcgcaAGACGCTGCAGGGTGACCAAAgaatggaagtccctctctgggtgaagacgagccttCTGAACGCGTCCTAGATAGAACTTGTTCAACGAGggccttctaacacctgcaATAAAGACGAGGAGTTTAACATAGAAAGATGTATAATAAAGGTAATGTTACGGTAGTgataagcataccttcaggacgaaggttccctatgtctcctGTATAGGGGGGAAACGAATCCCTGCTCAACTCAATAGGGCGTCCTGCCCAAAAACCGGAGACGAggaagaactccgtcttccagcTCCTATCTGAAGTAACCAAAGATTTAATAATCCTACAATATTTTCTCCTGGCTGTGAACTGATAaaagccacgagattgactaatttcaaagggtttatagcaaaaaaggaattcgtccacggtaagaggacaatccccttcaaaaacctctctccacaaaacttgcatagaaacgactagtctccatgcattaggatttagctgacacaaacctaaacctaacctaCTAAGTAACTCCCTAGCAAAAGCATTAAGAGGCAGCCTAAGACCCCCTAgaagataggcttcataaaccccaatgccaaagtgaggttggcaacaccactcatcacggacgGTTACtctaggatttagctcgtctGGGATTTGGTACCAGCTTATAAGGGACGCTAATTTCCTCTTGTCTGTCTTGGCCGGAACCCCTACAGCGCAGCTGTATAcagtctcaacctcgtcctttCTAGTGGGCGAGGGCGCGCTAGAGGGACCAGCCCCAGACCCAGACCCTACCCTCGTTCTAAGTTCTTCctggaaaacttctaagggaaccccagaaacatactcgtctgTGGTATTACCACTGCTCCTACTACTGTcactactagaaccactatagctagttgtgttACGATATTCATCTATCTCCCTAtcaacactattgctagacgaagaaaaactttcggacattttggaaatgtaagggaaacctaaagacgagcgtagagaaaatacctggctctagacgaaggaaactagggacgctggaatactccgagacgaggcgatggacgagagatgtcaaacgagagaatttgaaaaatggagagggtaggggaggaaatccactatttataggtgttgaaaagtaaaacccaGAACGAAATGATCAATCaggaagaaccacgtggcaacctcctcaaaaacccaaatcgaTGCAACAGTTAACCCAGGTAAGTAATGACACGTGGCATAATCTGGGGCCTTTGGAACCTCGTCCTCTACCTTGAGACACGTGGAATAATACGTTGAAGCGAGTCCAGAAACCAAAGAGCTTTAGACGACCCTTGAAcaaggggcaactgatagggaactgatttagcctatcttcgagtcgtccatacaggtcgtccataACCCACCTACTATtgtaaacaccctcagaaacttacctacaattacctcgtccagggaagaagagctctggacgaggtaagcaccaccagagtaatgcactcgtccagagtgccgacaacctcgtcttgaaggaatttgccTGTTAGACGAGACAGCCCCTGCGCGTGTACCAAAGCACACTCAACTAAGGaactccaggacgagggtatcatacttaggaaaatctccgaatatgacgtgataatcccttatcccacgcataaccgccaggtatccgttgtggaacAGAAGCATAACTTCTAAATGGTTAtacaagttacgtttgatttctacctctccttgaatctaggagaagttccaattttgataaccgcctataagaacactatataaaggctgtttcagacaaggccaaggtatgttcattttttactccaaaaaagtgggaactcagataacatagagagaaaaactaactttgccataggagggtttttggccggcagccccggtcgcctttgattcacttttctttcttttttcaggctGCAAAGAGAACCAGTAGTaatttcaagtccgaagcatccagcctactgatcttctttgcatcatcagagGGGATTTATGACCTTATTCCACCCAACAAGATGAATTTTCTTCTTATCCACAGTAGAACCCCAAAGAAAGTCTCTCACCAATTTATCCACCTCCTCACATACCTTGACAGGTAGTTTGTGACATTGCGTAGTATACTCAGGTATGGAGGTCAAAGCTGCCTTAATGAGTACAAGCCTCCCTGCTGGTGAAAGGCATTTGGATTTCCAGCCATCCAATTTGGCTTGGACCTTTTCCACAACAAACTGAAACTCATTACGTCTCCTCCCCTTATGGATTAATGGGAACCCAAGATATTTACCTAGGTTGTGAGCTTCACCAATCCCAGTTATGTTCACAATCTCCAATTTCTCCTCTGCCGTGACATTAGGCGAGAAAAAGATTTTGGATTTCTCCTTACTGATTTTCAGACCTGAAAGCTTGCAAAATTCCTCTAAAACCTCCACTACAGCCTCTCTATTCCTCTCATCAATTTTGGCAAACAAGAGTAAATCATCGGCAAAAAAAATATGGGATAATCCAGGACCACTACGAGATGCCTTAATCTTCTTCCAACTCCCTTCTTCACATTTCAAGTTGATTAAGGTACTCAAATACTCCATGCAAAGAATGAATATATATGGTGAAATCGGATCGCCTTGCCTCAAGCCACGAGATGGGCTAATTTTTCCAATCTGATCTCCATTAAAAAGCAACGTTGCCAAAGTAGTAGAGATGCAAAGGATAAGCTCCACTGTATCTAAGTGAAACCCCAAACTCACAAGCATACTCCTCACAAAGCTCCATTTTAAACGATCATAAGCCTTTTCAAGATCAACTTTGATAATCATAAATCCTTCCTTTCCTTTCTTCCGCTCAATAGTGTAGACTAATTCTTGAGCTATGATCACATTGTCAGTACCTCTTCTACCTGAGATAAAGGCAGTTTGAGAGGGGGAAACCAGAGTGGGCATAAGGCGTTTCAGTCGATGAACAGGGATCTTAGTCACAATTTTATAAGTTGTGTTACACAGGCTGATCGGCCTAACATGGTTAATGTTTTTCAGACCAAGTTTTTTTGGAATGAGGGCAATCAAGGTCCTGTTAAGGTGTTCAAGTACTttctttgttgtaaaaaattttttgatttcaaatttcacaGACTCACCCACAATCAACCAAAACTTTTGGAAGAATCCGGGATGCAGACCATCCGGGCCTAGAGCTTTGAAGGTTTTCATAGACTTTAAAGCGAATAGAATTTCTGCATTGGAAGGGAGAGCAGCCAAGTTTCGAGCTTCCGACTCAGACAAACAATGCCCCCAAATAGGGATACGAACAGGGGATATATGGCACACCTCCTGGTCAGTATTATACAACCTCTCAAAACCATTAACAAAAATATCTTTCACCCTCACAATGTCTTCCTCCCATTCACCATCAGCTTTCATTATCTGATTAATCTTGTTATGGCTCCTACGGATAAGGGTGGAGAGATGAAAGAAAGTGGTATTTCTCTCCCCTTGGATTAACCAGTCCGTTCTTGCTTTAATCCCCCATAGCTCTTCTTCCTAAGTCATAATTTTTTCAAGCTCCTCAGAAAGCCAAGAATGCATGTTGATCAATCTCTAACTTGGGTACTGAGCCAATGCTTTTTCAACCCCTCCTAATCTTGccacaagattttttttcttccaaaaaatgtTTCCAAACTCCTCTCTATTCCAATTTCTAGCTTTAATAGTAAAGGTACTGATTTCACTTCTAATATCTTGTTGGTTTCCTTCCCATGCATCACAGACAATAGGAGGAAAACTTGCATGACTGAGCCAAATCGGTTGGAACCGGAAAGGCCTTTCACCGGTTCTAACAGGAGGATTAGCCAAGGTTAATAGCAGCGGGCAATGATTCGAGTTAATGCGAGCAAGGTGCTTAACAAGGGCCTCCGGGAAACAAGCCTTCCAATCCAGGTTAGCCCAGACCCTATCCAATCTACCTTGAATTAAGCCAGGAAGATCCCTCTTATTTGTCCATGTGAACTTTGGACCCGTGAACcccaagttaattaaattacaGAAATTCATACAACTTACATATTCCTCAACCCTCCTTCTACAGACCCCATTACCCCCCATTCTCTCCTCACAACAAACAACATCATTAAAATCTCCCATGATAGCCCAAGGGAGGTTATGCCTTTCAGACAAAACTTTTAAATTACCCCATAGCAAACACCTTTCTCTGAATCGTGGACTACCATAAATAGAACTTAAAAGCCAAGGTTGAGCATGGGAACTAACCTGGACAATGGCATGAATTTCCTGCTCTGTCGCCAGGAGGATGTCCATTGAAACCAAGTCAGATCGCCATAGGAGCCAAATTCCACTAGCATGTCCAATGGTCTCCGTAGAATAAGCACCATCAAAAGGCAGACGCCTGATGATCATGTCAGCCCTAGGATCATCAATTCTAGTCTCTGTAATCACAAAAATCACTGGTTGATGCCACTCCACCAGGTCCATCACAGTTTTTTTGAATGAGGGCTTCATTGCCCCTCTACAATTCCAGATTAATATATTCATGATTGGGTTGGGGGAAGTGCGAGAATCAAAGAACGTTGGGGATGGATCCTCCCCTGTCTCCCTCAATTTCCATGCTTGCCTCAGCTCATTCCTCTCCTTGATCACACTTGGAAAGAGATTCACGGCATGCTTCAAAATCCCAAGTTGCGCTTGGTTGCTTAGGATGTTCAAAGTGCATGCAATGGTCGGCATCGAGAACTGGAGGAGCTTGAGTATGGGTAAGTTCCCCATTACCACCATCTCTATTGGTTGAACTAGAAGTATTTTCCTTTGTGCAATCACTAGTTCTAGATGAACCTTTTCCAAAGCACTCAGTGATTTTTCGCAGAGGTGCATTCAAGATTGCTTCCCTTGCTGCGCTGACGGAAAGCTTACTAGGGGTGGAAATTTTGGCCTGTCCATGAGGAAGTGCCAATATGGGTTTGGTGTGGTGATCCAAGCTTCGTCTTCCATTGGCAGAAACCCCAGACGAGCACTCACCTCTGTAagtggaaaaatatttttccacgCCTCCATCGCTTCCACCTCGTACCAACCCATGATGTCTGATGGGTCTCTCTGAATTCCTTCTATTGTTTTGTCGCCTAATGGAATGACTTTCCCTTTGAGGTAGATCGCCCATTTTTCCGTCGCAGTCTCCATTTCCTTCAACACCAACTccgaaatgaaaattttggctTAAAGGAGATACCTTTTGGCTTAAAGGAGATAACATACCTTCAGATGGGTTATACTTAGAGTTAGTGGGACATGTGTCAAGACCCCCACCATTGAGATTAACCATTCCACCATGGTTAAGAGAACTCTTACCCTGGGTCAGTTTAATGGGCCCATTTTTAGTCAAACCTGAGTCACCTTTTTTACCTTTTGTATTAGAGTAGTTTTTATGGGATTGGTTTGGTTGGAAATGGACCAGCCGTACCTCCCTTATTTCCTCCTCAGCATGTGATTTTCTCTTCCCACCCCTTCCTGTATCAGTTTGTGTGTCTCGAGATGATCTTGGCGTGTTCCAGTATTCAACCTCCACACTCCTACCAGTAGCCACAGTGGGAGACTTGCGTGTGCTGCCTTTGTTTCCATTGgctttgtgttttcttttcacTACCATCCAATCACCATACTTATCTGTCCCAACCATCCCTGACACATTGGCGTCGCTCCTAGCACTTACTTGGGGTCCGTCTGAACTAGCTCTGGAATTCTGCCGTTGTTCGCTGCCCACGGAGCCTTCAGGGGGTGAATCCAGCCTTTTGATAATCATCGAACAACCTTCTTCCTATGTCCTATGAGACCACAGGCAAAGCATATCTCATTGATGCCTTCATATTTTACGCCTTGGATCACCTTGCCAATCTTCACAGTTTTGATCAGAGGTTTATCCACATTGATTTGGACACAAATTCTGGCAAAACGCCCCCTCTCCCCATTAATTGTGTGTGAGTCAATCCTAAGTATAGGTCCAATGGTGCTACCAATCTTCTTAAGAATAGTGGGCTCGTAAAACTCAATAGGTAATTTGAGCAATCTGATCCAAACTGCAACAGAGGAACACATTACAGTAGAAGCCTCGAATTCGGGTTCCCATTGTCTAATGGCTAGGAATTGTTGACCCACAAACCATGGTCCTCCTATCATAACCTCATAAAGATCAGTTTTAAGATCAAATTTAACCAGGAAATGATCATGCTCAAGATCAATGATGTCCATTCTACCCACTAGTTTCCACATGGATCTCAGCCTAGATGACAAGTACA from Castanea sativa cultivar Marrone di Chiusa Pesio chromosome 11, ASM4071231v1 harbors:
- the LOC142616284 gene encoding uncharacterized protein LOC142616284; the encoded protein is MDLVEWHQPVIFVITETRIDDPRADMIIRRLPFDGAYSTETIGHASGIWLLWRSDLVSMDILLATEQEIHAIVQVSSHAQPWLLSSIYGSPRFRERCLLWGNLKVLSERHNLPWAIMGDFNDVVCCEERMGGNGVCRRRVEEYVSCMNFCNLINLGFTGPKFTWTNKRDLPGLIQGRLDRVWANLDWKACFPEALVKHLARINSNHCPLLLTLANPPVRTGERPFRFQPIWLSHASFPPIVCDAWEGNQQDIRSEISTFTIKARNWNREEFGNIFWKKKNLVARLGGVEKALAQYPS